The sequence below is a genomic window from Bombus fervidus isolate BK054 chromosome 2, iyBomFerv1, whole genome shotgun sequence.
AAATAAGTTCAACCACCATCaaggtaataaaatacattcgCTGCATCCATTCTAAATCATTCATCATTAAAATTGCATGACACACCAAGCTCTCTTAACTCATGATTAGctcatttacaattaaaagaaTGAGTTTGGatcttattaaatttactttataatataacagtatttggatttatatttattatttttttaaactctTTTTAAACAGTTTCTAGGAGTTGAATTTCGAAAAACGCCCAAACACGTGTTCGTTTATTTCTAGTGGAAAGTTTGCATGCCGAATTTCACATCTCTAACTTTAGTGGACATAGAGATACGGTTATCCTGTAAAAAAATTTGACCCATTTTTCCCCCTTTAGGATCTGTAGTTTCCATAAATCTTTCTTTATCTCATGCCTACGTCATAAAAGAAGTATACTGTGCAAATTGTACGTTTCTAGGTACACCGGTTTGGACTGTGCGATTGACGAGTAGGTCAATCATttctgtattatataaaaaggcatagaatttattattctttgtcTTTACATTAAAATAGGGTTATACTATTAAGCTTTATGGAATCTATATTTAACACAGTAAATTCCCTTACTATAGCCTCATTAAATATTGTGACATTCACCACataaacattaataaataaatacagtaGAGTTGTCCCTCATAACGCGACTATATTCTGCGCTATACATATGTGTTATATATGGATTCGCAGTACAAAACGTTAGAATTAAGTAAGTTTTTTGATGTGACAAAAGATAATATGCATTCTagttttaaacaataaaaatttcatcattatataatataatataacatattatatatatatacacacacatataatacatataatatataatgaagaaatttatatatgtatatacatagaaaACATATTATCGAATTGCTTAAAATTAGGTTCCACTAATATCACTTTCTGGATACTGACACAGCTTCTTTGTTGGTTGAATTTTATTCAGTTTCAAAATTGGGCATATTCATTATTCGCagatattttcttctaattattttcttaagaaACATTTTACTTTCATCGTTATTTTCCAAATTGCGTTATACGAAGGCAGTAACAATGTTTTGATCACGTTCTATGGTAGTACCGCGTTACATGGGGTTCTACTGTATGTTCCATATCATCTACCGCTATCATTCAACCAAACATTAACTTCCTTTCCGATCTCTTATTTAATCACCAAACAAACCATCTCATCTCACGTATCGAAAAACAAAAGTAAACTTCACCAACGAGAGAATAAACATAGCACGCATTCCTGGTCGAAACCAATCGCAACTATTCACCGCAAGAATCTCGCAGGCATTCAGACCGCAAACACGTATTATGCCTGGAGCATCCTCGAGAACTCAAAGGGGAATCCGAAAAGCGAGGCGGGAGAGAAGCTGACTTGCTTTATCCTGCTGACACAGAAACACCTGCACCTCGAGCTCGTGCATCTCCGAAATGTAGGCACGGAGATCGCCCGGAGCTCGGAGTTTCTCTCGACGCTTGTCGTCTGAACTTTCTAGCTCGCGTGTCACTGACCTATCCCTACCTCCAGTTCGCCGGAGGTCGAGCCGTAGTAGCCGAGTACGAAGGGTCGTGGGAGAGGATCCGGCCTCACCTGGATCATCGGATGCATCGGTAGCATCGGCTGCACCACGTAAATAGGCTGACTTTTCGGCACGTGGTTCTGAGCGGTGACCCACTGATGGACCATGTTACGGGTCTTCAATCGACCATCGTTTGTTACTTCGTCGACGTTGCTCGCTCGAAGACATCCGCAGAGCTTCGGAGTCAAGGTCAGACAGCTGTAGCCCGAAACCAACAGCTCGGCCACGCTGGTCACTAGCAAACCGATGCTTGCCAATAGGCCGGCCCAGCTATTCTCCACATCGGCTGCTTCACTGTTTTCATCCTGTAAAAAGACGAtagtttgtatttttttatcgtttccttTTACTATCCTAGAGCTCTGTGATTCGATTCTATCGTGTTAACTCTCCCTGGTACCCGATGGTACAATTGACCGTCTATCTGAGAAAAGTGAGCcacagtttttctttttttaatatgagtctaaacattaatttatttcgataagcTGTGTTGATTAAACGAAAGAGgaggaattaatttttttgttcaaATTAAACCTAGGCAACATAAGAAACTAATTAGTAACACTAGACAGTATAACAAGAAATTAGTTGTTGCATTGAATATTGTGTGCTCACATCTACTTTAAATCATACATTACTCAGTTTGTTCAATATTGAGCTTGGTCTAGTTTTGCTCGAAACGTCTCCTATATAGATAtcgattgtattttttttagtCAAGTAACTGAATTctcatgaaattattattcgttttgtaaacataaaagaaacaaagctTTCTAAGattcattataattattaattcatacgtaactaatattaaaaaacttgcaaatttattcaattcaTCACTCCGTTTTATAAGTTCCTTTTCCAGGTagatgtttttactgttttaaaGTGCTTTTTTTTCGCTATTATGTTTACAAGTAtatcgatttttcttattaaaatgtaacatTTTAGCTGCAGTGTTTCTCAATGAAAAACTTGCTCATTTATTCGTTCTTTCTCTGAGCACTTTGAATGATacatcaatttttataaataacaagaGATGTAAATTTTGTCAGTTTTAGCCTATTACATGTAAACTGTGTAAAATTATCGGAAGAATTAGAAAGAAGATATTAGTGTTAGAGAACAAAGATATATCACGATTACTCTTAAATAgattgaaaaaggaaaaaaagaagattcaCTGGAcaacaaaaattataacatactacaagtatattataaatgaTGGTCTTTGCAATTTGTAATGGTATAtggtacttttattttattaatgattGATGTTACTTTAATTACAAGGTCATTAGCGATAATTACATTtgattatttacattaatctGGGTTATTAATTACCTTAGactttctataaatttttgcattttatgaACCTTTTTCGACTTTAAATATGGTAATTATCTTTAATAAGGAATTTTAGTgcatatttattgtaaaatatatatttaagatttatagatatataatctttattatcactagaatatagaatatggaataatttattgtaataattaatatagaataatttttattatataatataataaaattatatatttattactcaATATGTTtacgtttattatatattttttaacaaataaataataaatagttttattacaCGTACGATTACATTTGCTTATGGAATATGTAATTTAACTAATGTATTAGTATTTAAAAACACGTATAAATGTCTATTTTGAAACTTTTGTCACTCGATATTCAGCTGAGCTATTAGTTTCTTCTCCTATTGTTTCTGCAACCTCATTGCATTGAATGTCGCACAAAAATATGATGTAATTTAATGTACTAACTTGAATattgttatatcgtaatataaacagcaagtttcaattttcttcgtctgATAAAAGTGTAAGGTTtgattgatttttaaaaatcttttggTAAAAAAAGGTGGGTCATAAAGTTTAATACTATCTCGATGAAAGACAAATGAGGTATAAAGACGTATGAAATATTCGGAATAATTAACGAGGTACGTTACTGTAGAAGAACGGTAAGCTGGTACTTCTTCGACTGAAAAgtaaagataaatatacaGGTACAGGGTACCTACTTCGGAAGACTTTCTCTTGTCAGGCGGTTGAACGAAACTATAGCAATTTATATTCGTCAAAGTCTATTTACTTTGACCCAACAACGTTACATTTGAGACTCGTTTAACCCTTGCTAAATAAATATCCAGAATCATTCAAGGCATTAACCCTTGCTAAATAAATGTCCAGAATCCATACAAGTATATTAATGGCACGGTTTCTAAAACACGGTCGGAATGTGCTATCGTCTATGGAGATgacatattaaaatttatattacctAACAATATTAGCATTAAATCAGCAGAATTAATAGCAATTCAACATCTTATAATTGAGCAATCAAAAACTACAGTATTCTCACCGATAATAGGGATGCTATCACATTTATCAAGTATAGAGATCTGATGATATCGTACTTGATACATTGGAAACAAATCACTCTGTAATTAATGAAGGTGAAACAGTTATTTTTGCATAGATGAATATTCTAATGAATTGGCGGACAAGATAGCAAAGGACGTGCCTAccttatttttaacaaaaaaatttgaaaagtcTCCGATTCAACTGGAACAGCTATAAACATAGCTGAATCACCAAACGAATGAAATAGACAAACTCTGCAGCCTCGAATGCAGTCGAAATcaacaaagaattttttaacaagaACCTAGGTATCAGGAATGTCGATCATTGACATGAAATTGTATTAAACGGACTTAGAATTGGTCAGACTAAACTTGCACATACGTATCTAATCTCAAAATCTAATTCGTCAAAACCTAACACTAACCAACGTACGATATGTGTAATTGTCAAATTACCATCAAACACATGTTCTGTAAACTGTCTTAAATACAATTACTCTCGTAACAAATACCAGATCAAAGGAGCTTTAGGTGGAAATCTCTATGGTAAAACTCAAGTTTCACGCGTCTTCTCCTTCCCGAAAGGCATGTCCTTATTTAGCGATATTTAActataatattctaataataataaattcctttctgctaatattgttattattagcTATCGCTAATAACAACGTGATGGAGTTGAtggattttattattctttttagaatgtttttttacattattatttttagaatcAACGATTTTCTattcaaagaattttttaaatttaagacAATGTGGATCTTTGAGTATTTTCTATTCCCAAAAgtgtttcttttataaacgagttaaaatatgtttgtactacctttttatttaatatttacacttTGAATAACATTTACAgaatttacattaataaatttattagttttactgaaaattcatattaGTACTGTTATACTAGTATTAGTATGTTAAATACATACCCAACaaacatatacaaatttatatgcaAGCTACaacatttttaacattattttacaCAATTATTATCACAAAACTCTTatcgtttaatattaatattgttcaTTTATTACCACATTTTGATCATTTCACTAGAAAGGATAAGTGCATTTATCTTTCGAATTACCATTTTTGAAATCAACACAAACTTTCTTAACTTTCTTAACATAACATACTTTCGATCCATGATTAATTCTGTAATTCACCTTTTTACCTTTCGATGTATAGATTTGTATAGATTCGAATTAAATTACGAAGatttataaatcttttaatctattgttatttttataatcctGCTTTCGTGAAAAATTTCCTAGATTCGAGTCCTCTTATAAGGATTTATGCATCCTTAAAACGGTGTACTTCGAATTCATCGTTGTTTCGACAATTCTTTCTTCCAGTGCTGTTTAAACTCAAGTTAAATCCAAAGATTTATAAATCCTTCGATCAATCATTACTTTTGCAATCCTCTCTTTTCTAAATAGTTTCTCAGACTCaagttatattaaaagaatCTATGAATCTTTGAGATTGTACATCTTCGATCCATCATTAATTCCGTAATCCACTCTTTCGCGAAACTTGTTTAGATTTCTATTACATAACAAGAATTTATGAATTCTTAAAATAGTACATCTTTGATCTCTACgaatacacacatacatattattaaaatttaactttTTACGAACAGGTTTTTACAATAGAAAACTGAGTTCCATAAATAATAACTGACATTTATAGAAGGATAGTAATTGAATAGGTCAATAATTGCTgatatgtataaattttcggtaaaattaacaaatttaataagaGTGGtcgttttcaaaatattacagTCAAGGTATAAATGTCAAATTggagaataatataaaactataCAGTTCATATAAAACATGAAGAGAttctctaattttttttttttttttttttttaagaaatattttagtatgAAACAGTTGACGAAGGGAATAACCTGACTGattcaaagatataaatctttcaaaaataGATGACAAAAACACAGTAATTTGTAAGGAACGATTAacattatttgtaaaataatgttattaatattttttaactattCAAGAAGCCAAGATTTAGAAGCACttttaattcgaaaataaaatgaaagtataattttcATGTAGAATTGCTTGAcagtgtatttttaaattactctTCCATAAATGATAGATAATATGGATTATCATGGTTTTCATCTCAGGCCTTCATATATCTTTTCAGCCAATTTAGTTGCAGGAATTTCCtcgatatttttctcattaccatttctttccatcgttcaatcttctaaaattttatgaaattgaaatattttgtatcattaagtataataaacaattctttctcacaataaaatatcatgTTTTTTACATATAAACTGCATCAAATTCTTGAAAGAAACAGGAAAAATATACTGATATAcacattggaaaataaaaaccTATCAAATACGAAACTatttaaaatacgaaaatttcaCGAAGCTTCTTTAGATtcctattacgctataacgattTGTTAATCTTTAAAACAGTGCAGTTCCGATCCATCGATTCCCTCCTTTAAAATCCAGGTTACTGCATCTCGAAAAATGTATTTCGCAATAGATCATTGACCGGAAGAGGCGCGTTCCATCGGGGTCTAAAGGCGAAGcaattttgtgaaatttcaCGATGGTGTGTGCCCTGACCGCGTTTTAGCCTTGGCATTGGAAACTTTCTCCGGCGATCAAACGGTTCCAACGGTTTCAAGCCCTGTTCTGGTTGGTTTGCGACGCCGAAACTCGTCGACCCGACCGATGAATGAGAAAACGATTGGAAACGAATTTGGGCCACCGACGTTGGTTACTAATTAGCATATGAATCGATCAACGATTGTCGTTGCACTACAAGCTTAagcattaaatataatacaacgtTTGCTGTGTTAGTCGCTTTCTGTTTTCACTTTGAGAATTTTTCTATACGATCGATCAACAATTCTTGAGTACAGCTCTGAAATGACATTTTTTGACATCTATTTTTCTGGAATTATGTTTTTTTCGCAAATGAAATAGTGCATATGCATTAGCTAGTCGCAGAGCTTTTTATAAACACTTACGTGAATGAAATCattacttaattatttatacatcgtacaaaattattttaacgttGTGATCGATAGATAGCTATCTTGCGAGATATTCAGTACTAATGTCaagtttttgaaattttacaaataacaaaataacgaagaaattatgaaaatgagAAAGTAATATGGCCATAcacaatttgtataaattcgacgttttaacatttttaatgttatgtcaatatatcgtgtaatatattaatatataagtaattatatataaatataaatataaaaataaatatataaatatataaatataaaaataaaaaataaatatataaatataaatatattaatatatatgtaatatatgtaatatataatatattaattacgaggtgtctataatattatttagagGGTCGAATTATGACTAAGAAACTGCtaataattatgatttttCCGATTAgaggtaataaaattttaaataatgaaaattatgtttttatgtATACACGTTCTACAGTTATGTGTTATATACGCGTAAAACTGTTACTACATTCATGTTCATAAAATTGAGTATCATAAAGCAGAATTTACGGATGTAACATGCACATGGAGATGTGTCTCctttattaaaatgaaacgaagcGTAAAATAAGAAAGTCCACATCTCATTTTCATTCATAATGTTATGCATCTCCGAGACGCAGAATTTATAGTTTACATGGTTCGTATTTCAATAcgaagtatataaaattacgtagccacaaaattaatttacttattGAACAACGTAAATCATCTAAaagttctattttattttctattttattagaaatggaagaatatcttattaaaaataaaacgttttaaaaaattttatagaaaatgaaGGGGTACAAGATATAGATACGTGTTTCGttcatttaatgaaatttttataatttccacATTATTAGGCCTTCAAAACCCTTCAAATAAATGAAGTTCTTTATACCTCTATGGTAcctttaaaaaattcctaaTAAGTTCCTTTAATAGCGAGCAGCGACAATGTAAACTATTAAACTATAGACGATACTGACGGTAAGCTTTAAATGAGAAAAGTATCGTTTTGAGATCGTCAAAATATGGTTATAAAGATTTTTTTCGCGACTCTTCATAGAATGAGGCATCGCGTGTCTTCAAAGTAGATCTTCGCATCTTTTTGATGTCGGTCtgtacaatataacgttttcttacttttctatttttctgtcAGACagatttacaattaatttaatcaatcattaatttttattttcttatgttAAGTTACCAGAGTTATCGGATTTGGATATTTATCTTTGATTTATTCAATTAGATCTTTGGTCATTCTTTTATTTGCTTTTTGAAGTTATTTTCAAACGATTATGCGTTAGCtaaattgtacaattatttcgttatttgattattaaacgaaatacattttttgttttatttcttatctaAAAAAACGGTTCCCCAAATAATTTCTCAGATGATTTCCGGTACTATTATAGAGGAGTTTCTTCACAGTGTTTCACGTTTACAAGCTTATACAGCTTACATTATTCAAtggtaattgaaattaaacaacTGTGGGAGCAAATGGTGCTACGTTTTAAAATGATTtgattctattatttataagCCAAATATATCCAGAATATagtatgtaaaatttcatattgtattatttgaaagataaatgaatcaaaataaaatatattatacttctaATTTTCACATAAAACAAAGTTATTTCTactaaataatttcttgtgATAATACACaaatcataaattatataaaataacaaattaaatgattgaaataactcattatttgaaattgttattttctattcttattCTAAACAAAATTTGTCCAAATCTGATACAGACATTATACTATGttgctataataaattttatcaacttATATGTAACTTATGCAACCATGTATCTCATATACAGTTTCGtccataattatttcaaacaatactttattttataccaCATTCTATACTTTTCTTCATTTCTATAATGAAAGCTAAGTAAAGATTCCTTGCAATTGCTAATATATACAATGAATGTTATTTTAACGTAGAAATTGTATGGGTCTTAAACTCATATCAAAATTCATATTAGAATATCAATCAGGAAAGGTGTCTACAGCTCTATGGTAAATATACAGATATCGAGTGTAATTTCAAGTTACATAGTTGGATTATTGTacacataaaatttattaagtaaaagaaaattaataaaattcagtaTAAGATTCAGTATATGAAAATCATAGGAGAAAACATGATAAGTACATGTTTGTCGActgtttttaatttgaatgTCATGTTAAGACTAAAGGggaatgttttaaaataaaacagctAAACATGCGACGAATCTGTTATATAGATTCAAAGATATAATTGATGAAGTTTTTTAGAAGCTAAAGATACAATTATTAAGgcatttgttatttaaatattatgatgagcaatatttttagaatcgtGAAAAGGGTAGAGAAATGGATgtacttttaaaattaaaacaacaaTACTTTAACTTTAGAACTGCCTATATCAAATGGAAAATGTGACTTACCgtgttttttttctatattcttatatttttctttgaaaaatttaaaaaatttaaaattcgtaTATTCTAAAAACAGACTCTACCAAATTTCATAATACAGTTCTACTTTActgtaagaaaagaaaaataaatttttatccctttagtaaatataaaaagaataaagttcTTTAAGAGCCGTTATAATTATCGATTGAAACATAGGTGATATTAAAAACTAGAACTAAAACTCAATTCATCATTTCGTTTTACGGATCCTTCTGCCAGTAGGTTCTTAAAAACTGTCCATCAACTATCCAGGTCGTTCTAATGTAATAATTACGACTGCTAGTATATTCCAatagaaaatggaagaaaagaaagtataGAGTAAGATGATCTATCTCCTATGTTAACCTTTACACAAGCTTCTCTATCGACGtgagaaatttttatcgatcctTAGAAAACCTGCTTCTCGTTCATAGAGCAGTATTCAACGACATCACGGTAATAATTTGCTGATGAAGTCACCGTTAACTTCTTAGCAGCTTCGCGCAATAGGCACGCGCCAACAGAATCTCCTCGGGCATTGAATTATACTTATCGCTTCACTAATGATTGATCGTAATTGATACCTTcgcgttataatatatatctacGGCGATTGCTAATGCAACTCGAGGAGTTGAAATGTTATCACTGAAGATGCGATATGTTGCATGAAAGATAGTCGCGTGTAAACCAGTGAAATGGGAACATTATTATTGCTTATTAGcttgaaaaattccaatttcttGGCGCAGTAAGGTGGAAATTAATAGCATGTACTGTTAATCATCAATTTGATAAGCTGTGCTAATTTATGACtaagaagaatttattaattagataaTGTTTTACCTATttgtaaatgtatgtaatgtaAGCATTACATTAGTATAGGTACTTGAAAATGTACACAGGATTCTAAAAGTATCTGATCACTTGTAGATACCTTTCATGAAAAGATGTATATAGTATGTGTTTCatagaaaacattttgaaactttattaatACTGCTATGAGACTGGACTCTCATGGTCATGTTGGTATAGTTTGGAAGAGATCTGGAAATATATACAGAGTCCAGCcgaataatatacatatacaagcGAGCACGACGTGCTTCTTTATATTCGACAATTTttaaaactcgattttctcgaaaactgaGCTTCggatgaaaaaattttattctatatttttttttaacttttgcaTAAAACCGGACTCTGCATAGAGATtacgaataatataatacaaatataaattttctataatgaATCAGAATCATCTCCACGAATAGAGATGtgatgttaattaattttttaacattagcgatattttttaaagtatatatatattatgtttgaAATAATCTCAAATTACGAGTAGTATAAATAAAGTAGGTACTGACTGAAAGAGatggaataaaaaatgttttgtaaGAACCAGAATTCTTAGCTCGGTAAAATTCTTCTGGTAGAGACAATAATAACTTATTGTTAgtaagtaataaatattagtacATTTTCGATAACAATTTTAGgtacttttttaatattcgtaatactttttaaaaaaatatttaattcatgTAATAAAGCATTGAATACTTTATCTAAGGTGAAGCTATTTTGatagataaattttagtttaatggaaaagcatttttaaatatatacaactTTTATCcggatgaaatttaatttagcaTTGTCCTGGCAATAATGTGAGATTTGGCTTACACGATATATCTTCAATGAATGTTATCTTATAATTCAAatcataatacaaaatattattataattatatcatataattatatatagttcAGCACAATTATTGAaagttttcaataaaaatatgtatgtccTCTCCAACATTTATTTGATCATTGCTTCAATACTtgttatttactatataaataattgtatggattattaaataattaagaatttaactgaaggaaaagaaaacaaaagtaacgtagaaaaatagtaattaacatTTCAGTACTGCAACATAATGTTCagtagagaaaaagaaataagaaaggaGGGTACCGGTGAAAGTACAGACAATACGTACCGGAACAGTGAGCAAGGTCACTTCCGGTGTCCTCTGTGAGTCTCTGACGATAGCAGTCAAGGCCGTAATTGCAGCCATATTCGAAAGGGCAAGGGCAACGAGGCTCGCTGCAAGGTGAGCCGTGGAAAAGCTAGAATTTGTCTTGCTCGACGATGTTGCAAGCGTCGCGACAACACCCAACGCTCCTGCGACAAGGGCACCTACACCTGCCCACAGTCCTGCACCGGAACCGCCTAACGCAGCGCCATGGACCAGCACCAGGATACCGAATACTACGAGGACTACACCTGAGAGACATTAAAAtcgatttatattataatgtgtTTTAGCAtgataacaat
It includes:
- the LOC139998096 gene encoding uncharacterized protein isoform X4, which codes for MENATIALDSTVRSQDSSNSKDSKESCASDSKPESCLESKHSKEILISEKQQRQQQPRTQQHPDDRQKLRSTEPKDDSNLLMFTSCGQLLLGVVLVVFGILVLVHGAALGGSGAGLWAGVGALVAGALGVVATLATSSSKTNSSFSTAHLAASLVALALSNMAAITALTAIVRDSQRTPEVTLLTVPDENSEAADVENSWAGLLASIGLLVTSVAELLVSGYSCLTLTPKLCGCLRASNVDEVTNDGRLKTRNMVHQWVTAQNHVPKSQPIYVVQPMLPMHPMIQVRPDPLPRPFVLGYYGSTSGELESPYAMPGAPAKFPGGFVPAGPLPIAAPAYGAVPMLPHMPYAARPPSQIVDSTKAETSHNCGTRRHHGKKETD
- the LOC139998096 gene encoding uncharacterized protein isoform X3, giving the protein MENATIALDSTVRSQDSSNSKDSKESCASDSKPESCLESKHSKEILISEKQQRQQQPRTQQHPDDRQKLRSTEPKDDSNLLMFTSCGQLLLGVVLVVFGILVLVHGAALGGSGAGLWAGVGALVAGALGVVATLATSSSKTNSSFSTAHLAASLVALALSNMAAITALTAIVRDSQRTPEVTLLTVPDENSEAADVENSWAGLLASIGLLVTSVAELLVSGYSCLTLTPKLCGCLRASNVDEVTNDGRLKTRNMVHQWVTAQNHVPKSQPIYVVQPMLPMHPMIQVRPDPLPRPFVLGYYGSTSGELEVGIVALCNAWRSCKISWRIRACWTIAHSCPSLWCRSYATTHAIRSSSSIANHSTKAETSHNCGTRRHHGKKETD
- the LOC139998096 gene encoding uncharacterized protein isoform X5, which gives rise to MENATIALDSTVRSQDSSNSKDSKESCASDSKPESCLESKHSKEILISEKQQRQQQPRTQQHPDDRQKLRSTEPKDDSNLLMFTSCGQLLLGVVLVVFGILVLVHGAALGGSGAGLWAGVGALVAGALGVVATLATSSSKTNSSFSTAHLAASLVALALSNMAAITALTAIVRDSQRTPEVTLLTVPDENSEAADVENSWAGLLASIGLLVTSVAELLVSGYSCLTLTPKLCGCLRASNVDEVTNDGRLKTRNMVHQWVTAQNHVPKSQPIYVVQPMLPMHPMIQVRPDPLPRPFVLGYYGSTSGELEVGIVALCNAWRSCKISWRIRACWTIAHSCPSLWCRSYATTHAIRSSSSIANRRFDQSRNVT